Genomic DNA from Catellatospora sp. TT07R-123:
CCGCGCGGCTGGTGCTGATCGGCGACGGGCCGCTGCGCGGCCGCTTGCAGGCCGAGGCGGCCGGGCTGCCGGTCGTGTTCACCGGCTGGCTCAGCGACCGGGAGCGGCTGGCCGAACTGCTGGCCGCCGCGGACGTGGTGGTGGCACCCGGTCCGATGGAGACGTTCGGGCTGGCCGCGCTGGAGGCGCTGGCGTGCGGCTCGCCCTCGGTGGTCAGCGCGTCCAGCGCGCTGCCCGCGGTCGTCGGCGACGCCGGGATCGCGGTGGCCGGTGAGGATCTGAGCGCCGGGGTGCGGGAGCTGCTGGCCCGGCCCGAGGCGGCGCGACGGGGCGCGGCCCGGCAGCGCGCGGAGCGGTTCGGGTGGGACGTCGCGGTGCGCGGGTTCCTCGCCGTGCACCGGGCGCTGTCGGCCTGACGGCGGCCACGTGGCGGACACGGGTCCTTCAACCGGCCGTCGCGTTTCGTACACGGTGCGCTGGCAGCCTGCCTGGGTGCCCGCTGCCCCAGCCGTCGCCGACGCGCGCGCCAGCCGCCTGCTCGGCCTCGCCGGATCGGCCGCGCTGGCCGTGGGCGGCCTGGCGGCGGGCGCGCTGCCGGTGCGCGACACGCTCGCGCCGGTGCTGGGCCTGTCGGGGCTGCGCCAGCACGAGCAGGCCGGGCTGGTCTGCGCGTACTTCGGGCTGGCGCTGCTGTCGGCGGCCTGGTGGCGGCTGGGCCGGGCGGTGCGCGGACCGGTCCCGCCGGGCATCCGGTCGCTGCTGGCCACGCTCGCCGTGTGGGCGGCGCCGCTGCTGCTGGTCCCGCCACTGTTCAGCCGCGACGTCTACAGCTACCTGGCGCAGGGCGCCATGGTCGGCGCGGGCATCGACGTGTACGAGTTCGGCCCGTCCAGCCTCGGCGGCCCGCTGTCGGCCGAGGTGCCCCCGATCTGGCAGCACACCCCGACCCCGTACGGCCCGGCGTTCCTCGCCCTGGCCACCGCCGTGGCCCGCGCCGCCGACACCGACGTGCCGCTGGGCGTGCTCGGCATGCGCGCCGTCGCCCTGGCCGGGGTGGTCCTGATGATCGGATGCCTGCCCCGGCTGGCCCGTGCCTGCCACGTGGACCCGGCCGCGGCCCTGTGGCTGGGCGGGCTGAACCCGCTGGTGCTGCTGCATCTGGTCGGCGGTGCGCACAACGACGCCGTGATGCTCGGTCTGCTCGCGGCGGGGCTGACCGCCGCGGCGGCGGCCCGCTTCGGCCTGGCCACCGCCCTGATCACGCTGTCGTCGCTGGTGAAGGCCCCCGCCGCGCTCGGCCTGCTGGTGGTGGTGTGGCTGTGGCGCGACCGGCTGCCGCGGTCCGACCCGGAACAACAGGCGTCCCGGCGCCGGACCGTCGGCGCCACCTTGACCGCGCTGGGCCTGACCGCCGCGGTGGCGGCCGCGACCACGGTCGCGGTGACGGCCGTGACCGGCACCGGCTACGGCTGGCTGCGCTCCCTGAACACGCCCGTCTCGTCGCAGAACTGGTCCCTGAGCAGCACCCTGGGCCGTCTGACCCGCAACCTGCTGCACCTGTTCGGCAGCGACCTGGCCCCGCTGGCGATCCCCGCCTGGCGCTGGCTCGGCCTGCTCGCCACCGTCGCCGTCGCCTGCTACGCCTGGCGCGCCGAACCCAGGTTCGGGCCGGTGTACGCGCTCGGGCTGAGCCTGGGCGCGCTGGCCCTGCTCGGGCCTGCCCTGCGGCCGTGGTACCTGCTGTGGGGGCTGATCCCCATCGCCGCCGCCGCGCCGGACGGGCGCGTACGCCGCTGGGCCGCCGTGGTGTGCCTGCTGTTCGCGGTGCTCGTCTTCCCCAGCGGGTTCACCCCGCGCCTGCCCGATCTGGCGGCCGCCGGGGCCGGGGCTCTGCTGGCCGTCCCGGTCCTGGCCGCGCTGAGCTACTACCGCCGCGTCGGCCCGGCCGCCGCCGCCCGATGAAGGGAACCCGTTTCGTGGTGACGACCGGCCGTGCCCGGCTGCTGTGCGTGGCCGGACTGGCCACCGCAGTGTCCCTGTTCATCGCCCTGGTGCCCGGGCACCGGGGCTGGTTCGACGTGGGCGTGTACTACGGCACCGTCAACGACTGGGTGCACGCCGGCGGCGGCATCTACGACTACCTCAAGCCCGGCACCCACTACGGGTTCACG
This window encodes:
- the mptB gene encoding polyprenol phosphomannose-dependent alpha 1,6 mannosyltransferase MptB yields the protein MPAAPAVADARASRLLGLAGSAALAVGGLAAGALPVRDTLAPVLGLSGLRQHEQAGLVCAYFGLALLSAAWWRLGRAVRGPVPPGIRSLLATLAVWAAPLLLVPPLFSRDVYSYLAQGAMVGAGIDVYEFGPSSLGGPLSAEVPPIWQHTPTPYGPAFLALATAVARAADTDVPLGVLGMRAVALAGVVLMIGCLPRLARACHVDPAAALWLGGLNPLVLLHLVGGAHNDAVMLGLLAAGLTAAAAARFGLATALITLSSLVKAPAALGLLVVVWLWRDRLPRSDPEQQASRRRTVGATLTALGLTAAVAAATTVAVTAVTGTGYGWLRSLNTPVSSQNWSLSSTLGRLTRNLLHLFGSDLAPLAIPAWRWLGLLATVAVACYAWRAEPRFGPVYALGLSLGALALLGPALRPWYLLWGLIPIAAAAPDGRVRRWAAVVCLLFAVLVFPSGFTPRLPDLAAAGAGALLAVPVLAALSYYRRVGPAAAAR